The following coding sequences are from one Pristis pectinata isolate sPriPec2 chromosome 18, sPriPec2.1.pri, whole genome shotgun sequence window:
- the LOC127579830 gene encoding heparan sulfate glucosamine 3-O-sulfotransferase 3B1-like yields the protein MECSLSWYHSDLTSPAALRKKLLLLFTMLLLWLYILYSCAGLCLSMPNLVYDYETARQKSATVPGAGVSELRSKLLLRAQQAGEAAPGFMPASRDLLQDDVAAEQTESPTAASGHSQKPLDLNLGGFGAKKLPQAIIIGVKKGGTRALLEFLRVHPDIRAVGAEPHFFDRHYDKGMEWYKDLMPKTLDGQITMEKTPSYFVTKEAAARIYAMSKDAKLIVVVRDPVTRAISDYTQTLSKKPDIPSFESLTFKNRTTGLIDTSWSAIQIGIYAKHLENWLQYFPMRQILFVSGERLISDPAGELSRVQDFLGLKRIITDKHFYFNQTKGFPCLKKPEGSSKPHCLGKTKGRTHPNIDPEVVQRLRDFYRPFNMKFYQMTGQNFGWD from the exons ATGGAATGTAGCCTGAGCTGGTATCATTCAGATCTCACTTCCCCGGCCGCGCTGCGAAAGAAACTGTTGCTGCTTTTCACCATGCTCCTCCTCTGGCTCTACATCCTCTACTCTTGCGCCGGGCTCTGCCTCTCCATGCCCAACCTGGTCTACGACTACGAGACGGCCCGGCAGAAGTCAGCCACAGTGCCTGGAGCCGGGGTCTCGGAGCTGAGGTCCAAGCTGCTGCTCCGAGCCCAGCAGGCAGGTGAGGCGGCTCCCGGCTTCATGCCCGCTTCCAGAGACTTGCTGCAGGACGACGTGGCGGCGGAGCAGACCGAGAGCCCGACGGCCGCCAGCGGACACTCGCAGAAGCCGCTTGATCTCAACCTGGGCGGCTTCGGGGCGAAGAAACTCCCGCAGGCGATCATCATCGGGGTGAAGAAGGGAGGCACCCGGGCTCTGCTCGAATTTCTCCGGGTCCACCCCGACATCAGGGCGGTGGGAGCTGAGCCGCATTTCTTCGATCGACACTATGACAAGGGGATGGAGTGGTATAA GGACCTGATGCCTAAGACACTGGACGGTCAAATCACCATGGAGAAAACTCCCAGTTACTTTGTCACTAAGGAAGCAGCTGCTCGAATCTATGCAATGTCCAAGGATGCCAAACTAATAGTGGTGGTTCGGGATCCTGTCACTCGGGCTATCTCTGACTACACACAAACTCTCTCAAAAAAGCCCGATATCCCCAGTTTTGAGAGCTTGACTTTCAAAAACAGGACTACAGGCCTGATTGACACTTCATGGAGTGCTATTCAAATTGGCATCTATGCCAAGCACCTGGAGAATTGGCTGCAGTACTTCCCAATGCGTCAGATCCTGTTTGTGAGTGGAGAGAGGCTGATCAGTGACCCAGCAGGAGAACTAAGCAGGGTGCAAGACTTTCTGGGTCTGAAGAGAATTATCACAGACAAACATTTTTACTTTAACCAGACCAAGGGCTTTCCTTGCTTGAAGAAGCCAGAGGGAAGCAGCAAGCCCCATTGTCTGGGCAAAACAAAAGGCAGAACCCATCCCAACATTGATCCAGAGGTGGTTCAGAGACTGAGAGACTTCTATAGGCCTTTCAACATGAAATTTTACCAAATGACAGGACAGAACTTTGGCTGGGACTAA